A genomic region of Mycobacterium sp. Aquia_213 contains the following coding sequences:
- a CDS encoding sigma-70 family RNA polymerase sigma factor, translating into MPAQQDFIEQAAPYRGELIAHCYRMLGSVHDAEDLVQETYLRGWRGYQAFEERAALRTWLYRIATTACLRALENRARRVLPAGLGDSSVDPDTDLDGGAGAHQWLEPIPDTHVFATPEDSVTARHSVRLAVMTALQELPARQRAVLILRDVVQFSAAEVAELLETTPASVNSALQRARARLAEVSPTEDDAAEPDDATLRDLLDRYCAAFENADMAALTELLQAGVKLEMPPLPVWFTGRDTVLEFLAARAFTTAGDIVMVPTAANAQPAVAEYRRAADGVMRAHSIHVITPGADGVAAITVFLDPALFATFDLPSSR; encoded by the coding sequence GTGCCGGCTCAGCAGGATTTCATCGAGCAGGCCGCCCCGTATCGCGGCGAGTTGATCGCGCACTGTTACCGGATGCTCGGCTCGGTGCACGACGCCGAAGACCTCGTCCAGGAAACCTACCTGCGCGGCTGGCGTGGCTATCAGGCGTTCGAGGAGCGTGCCGCGCTGCGCACCTGGCTGTACCGGATCGCCACCACGGCATGCCTGCGCGCGCTCGAGAACCGCGCCCGGCGGGTGCTGCCGGCCGGCCTGGGCGACAGCTCGGTTGACCCGGATACCGATCTCGACGGCGGCGCCGGCGCCCATCAGTGGCTGGAGCCGATCCCCGACACACACGTGTTCGCGACGCCGGAAGACAGCGTGACGGCGCGGCACAGTGTGCGGCTGGCCGTGATGACGGCGCTGCAGGAACTTCCCGCGCGTCAGCGGGCCGTGCTGATTCTGCGTGACGTCGTGCAGTTCAGCGCCGCCGAAGTTGCCGAACTCCTCGAAACCACACCCGCCTCGGTCAACAGCGCGCTACAGCGCGCGCGGGCCCGCCTCGCCGAGGTCTCCCCCACCGAGGACGACGCGGCCGAGCCCGACGATGCCACGCTCCGCGACTTGCTCGACCGCTACTGTGCGGCATTCGAAAACGCCGATATGGCCGCGCTGACCGAGCTGCTGCAAGCGGGAGTCAAACTCGAAATGCCGCCGCTGCCTGTGTGGTTCACCGGCCGCGACACCGTGCTGGAATTCCTTGCCGCGCGCGCATTTACAACGGCCGGCGACATTGTCATGGTGCCGACGGCCGCGAATGCCCAGCCCGCCGTGGCCGAGTACCGCCGCGCCGCCGACGGTGTCATGCGGGCCCACTCGATACACGTCATCACACCGGGTGCCGACGGCGTCGCCGCCATCACCGTTTTCCTCGACCCGGCGTTGTTCGCGACGTTTGATTTGCCGTCCAGCCGGTAA
- a CDS encoding cation-translocating P-type ATPase — translation MKIPGVTSVVAGLTDGAAQLVKAGVSTAAGAAGAVQLLASPVVELAGPVVQSMADSTGRALGINPSSNGSAGPVTPPVRWQSGRRVHLDLDPLLPFSRWYEYSAVVEEPVRRIPGVAEAHVEGSLGRLVFELSDDAEDYDAVVDEVRSTVAAIAADLASTKSDVPISAPFADPGNPLAILVPLTAAAMDMVAMTAAVTGWVTRLPAAPQTTRAAAALINHQPRMVAILESRLGRVGTDVVLAATTAAAHGLTQSFGTPLLDMTQRTLQITEATAHRRVWREREPNLASPERPQAPVVPVISSAGAKSHVPRHSWAAAAAGEASHVVVGGAIDAAMDTEKGSMAGPVEAYVESAANGSLIAAASALVAGGGTEDAAAAIEAGVPRAAHMGRQAFASTLGRGLANGGQLVLDPGALRRLDRVKVVVVDGAALRGDHRAVLKSIGEAPGWDDDRVYEVADALLHGEEAPEPDPDELPATGAHLRWVPVQGPSATPAQGLESADLVVDGECVGTVEVGWEVDPYAIPLLQTANRTGARVVLRHVAGTEDLTASVAATHPPGTPLLTVVRELRADRGPVLLITAVHRDFASTDTLAALAIADVGVALDDPRAATPWTADIITGTDLADAVRILSAIPVARSASESAIHLAQGGTTLAGLLLVTGSEQERSNNPVSFRRWLNPVNAAAVTALVAGTFSASRVLRLPDPTPQPLTAWHALDPEIVYSRLAGGSRPLAVETLTPSWRRRLDDLSYSPPFAGLRAPLHNLARLAAATRVELSDPLTPILAVGAAASAIVGSNIDALLVGGVMTANAITGGAQRLRAEAAAAELFAEQDQLVRRVVVPAVATTRRRLEAAQNATRTATVSAKSLRPGDVIDLAAPEVVPADARLLVAEDLEVDESLLTGESLPVDKQVEPVAVNDAERASMLFEGSTIIAGHARAIVVATGVNTAAHRAISAVANVETAAGVQARLRELTSKVLPLTLTGGAAVTALALLRRASLRQAVADGVAIAVAAVPEGLPLVATLSQLAAAQRLTSHGVLVRSPRTIEALGRVDTVCFDKTGTLTENRLRVLCAITHDARPGDPYPEAEDPRSAAVLRAAAWASPQPQDGQGHAHATDEAIITAASFLITRNNSGWQLLAEVPFESSRGYAAAIGTLSASADKPILMLKGAPEVVLPRCRFADPEADRAHAESLVRSLAERGLRVLAVARRPWPNGTTHDEDTDVDAVDTHAQDLELLGYVGLADTARASSRPLIEALEAAGREVVLITGDHPITARAIARQLGLPADARVITGADLAGLDEDAAAKVVSNVQVFARVSPEQKVQIVAALQRCGRVTAMVGDGANDAAAIRMADVGIGVSGRGSSAARSAADIVLTDRDLSVLLDALVEGRSMWAGVRDAVTILVGGNVGEVLFTIIGTAFGQGRAPVGTRQLLLVNLLTDMFPALAVAVTSQYVEPDEAEYETEEQAERARAAHRLAVLTGPTPSLDAPLMRQIVTRGVVTAAGATAAWGIGRYTPGSERRTSTMGLTALVTTQLAQTLLTRQHSPLVVATALGSAGVLVGIVQTPVISQFFGCTPLGPVAWSGVMGATAGATAISWLAPNWLNKTIGVIQPDGEAEDEQDAKSPVPFE, via the coding sequence ATGAAGATTCCGGGTGTAACCAGCGTCGTCGCTGGTCTCACCGACGGAGCAGCCCAGCTAGTGAAAGCCGGCGTGTCCACTGCGGCCGGCGCCGCGGGTGCGGTGCAACTCCTGGCGAGCCCGGTAGTCGAGCTGGCCGGCCCCGTGGTGCAGTCGATGGCCGACTCCACCGGCCGCGCGCTCGGGATCAACCCCTCATCCAATGGATCTGCCGGCCCCGTCACGCCTCCGGTGCGCTGGCAAAGCGGCCGCCGGGTGCATCTCGACCTGGATCCGCTGCTGCCGTTCTCGCGCTGGTACGAATACTCGGCGGTCGTGGAGGAGCCGGTTCGCCGGATTCCGGGCGTGGCCGAGGCCCATGTCGAGGGTTCGCTGGGCCGGTTGGTGTTCGAACTCTCCGACGACGCCGAAGACTACGACGCCGTCGTGGACGAGGTGCGGTCGACGGTCGCCGCCATCGCCGCCGACCTGGCTTCGACGAAGTCGGACGTCCCGATTTCTGCGCCGTTCGCCGACCCGGGCAACCCGCTGGCGATTCTGGTGCCGCTCACCGCGGCGGCCATGGACATGGTCGCGATGACGGCCGCCGTCACCGGCTGGGTGACCCGCCTGCCCGCGGCACCGCAAACCACCCGGGCAGCGGCCGCCCTGATCAACCATCAACCGCGCATGGTGGCGATCCTGGAGTCGCGACTGGGGCGGGTGGGCACCGATGTCGTGCTCGCCGCCACGACAGCCGCGGCGCACGGACTGACCCAATCCTTCGGCACACCGCTGCTCGATATGACGCAACGGACCCTGCAGATCACCGAGGCGACGGCGCACCGTCGCGTGTGGCGAGAGCGTGAGCCGAATCTGGCGTCACCCGAGCGGCCGCAGGCTCCGGTGGTCCCGGTCATCTCCTCAGCCGGGGCCAAGTCGCACGTACCGCGGCACAGCTGGGCCGCCGCGGCGGCGGGCGAAGCCTCGCACGTCGTGGTGGGCGGGGCCATCGACGCCGCGATGGACACCGAGAAGGGTTCGATGGCCGGCCCGGTTGAGGCCTATGTCGAATCGGCGGCCAATGGCTCATTGATCGCCGCGGCCAGTGCGTTGGTGGCCGGCGGTGGCACCGAGGACGCGGCCGCCGCGATCGAGGCCGGCGTGCCCCGGGCCGCGCACATGGGCCGGCAGGCGTTCGCCTCGACGCTGGGTCGCGGGCTCGCCAACGGCGGACAACTGGTCCTCGACCCGGGCGCATTGCGCCGCCTGGATCGAGTGAAGGTCGTCGTCGTCGACGGCGCGGCGCTGCGCGGCGACCACCGGGCGGTATTGAAATCGATCGGCGAGGCACCCGGATGGGACGACGACCGGGTTTACGAGGTCGCCGACGCGCTGCTGCACGGTGAAGAGGCACCCGAGCCCGATCCCGACGAATTGCCCGCCACCGGCGCACATCTGAGATGGGTTCCGGTACAAGGCCCTTCGGCCACTCCGGCACAGGGCCTGGAAAGCGCCGACCTGGTGGTCGACGGCGAATGCGTCGGCACGGTCGAAGTCGGTTGGGAAGTCGACCCGTACGCGATCCCATTGCTGCAGACCGCGAATCGGACCGGGGCCCGAGTGGTGTTGCGTCATGTGGCCGGCACCGAGGATCTGACCGCCAGCGTCGCGGCGACACATCCGCCCGGCACACCGCTGCTGACCGTGGTGCGTGAGCTGCGGGCCGATCGCGGCCCGGTGTTGCTGATCACCGCGGTGCACCGTGACTTCGCGTCGACCGATACCCTGGCCGCGCTCGCAATCGCCGATGTTGGTGTGGCACTTGATGATCCACGCGCAGCCACGCCGTGGACCGCGGACATCATCACCGGCACCGACCTGGCCGACGCGGTCCGCATCCTGTCCGCGATTCCGGTAGCCCGCTCGGCCAGCGAATCGGCGATACACCTCGCCCAGGGCGGCACCACGCTGGCCGGCCTGCTGCTGGTCACCGGCAGCGAGCAAGAGCGGTCCAACAACCCGGTGAGCTTCCGCCGCTGGCTCAATCCGGTCAATGCCGCCGCGGTCACCGCGCTGGTGGCCGGAACCTTTTCGGCCAGCAGGGTGCTGCGCCTGCCCGACCCCACTCCCCAGCCGCTCACCGCCTGGCATGCGCTGGACCCGGAGATCGTGTACTCGCGGCTGGCCGGCGGTTCGCGACCGTTGGCCGTGGAGACCCTGACCCCGTCCTGGCGCCGCCGTCTCGACGACCTGTCCTACAGCCCACCGTTCGCGGGGCTGCGCGCACCGCTGCACAACCTGGCGCGGTTGGCTGCGGCGACCCGGGTCGAACTGTCCGACCCGTTGACCCCGATTCTGGCCGTGGGGGCCGCCGCGTCGGCCATCGTCGGCAGCAACATCGACGCACTGCTGGTCGGCGGCGTCATGACGGCCAACGCGATAACCGGTGGGGCACAACGGTTGCGGGCCGAAGCGGCAGCCGCCGAGCTGTTCGCCGAGCAGGATCAGCTGGTGCGCCGGGTCGTCGTGCCGGCGGTGGCCACCACCCGGCGCCGCCTGGAGGCGGCACAGAACGCCACCCGCACGGCGACGGTGTCCGCCAAGTCTTTGCGGCCCGGCGACGTGATCGACCTGGCCGCACCGGAGGTGGTCCCGGCTGACGCGCGCCTGCTGGTGGCCGAAGACCTCGAGGTCGACGAGTCGCTGCTTACCGGAGAGTCGCTGCCGGTGGACAAGCAGGTCGAGCCCGTCGCCGTCAACGATGCCGAGCGGGCGAGCATGCTGTTCGAGGGCAGCACGATCATCGCGGGTCACGCGCGCGCGATCGTCGTGGCCACCGGGGTCAATACCGCTGCGCACCGGGCGATTTCGGCGGTCGCCAACGTCGAGACCGCAGCCGGAGTCCAGGCTCGGCTACGCGAGCTCACCAGCAAGGTGCTGCCGCTGACCCTGACCGGCGGTGCCGCGGTGACCGCGCTGGCGTTACTGCGGCGCGCGTCATTGCGTCAGGCCGTCGCCGACGGCGTTGCGATCGCGGTGGCCGCCGTGCCGGAGGGCCTGCCGCTGGTGGCCACGCTGTCCCAACTGGCCGCCGCCCAGCGCCTGACGTCGCACGGGGTGCTGGTCCGCTCGCCGCGCACGATCGAAGCCCTGGGCCGGGTCGACACCGTATGTTTCGACAAGACCGGCACTCTCACCGAGAACCGGCTGCGCGTCCTGTGCGCGATAACGCACGATGCCCGGCCGGGTGATCCCTACCCCGAGGCCGAGGACCCGCGTTCGGCCGCGGTACTGCGGGCCGCCGCCTGGGCGTCCCCGCAGCCCCAGGACGGACAGGGCCACGCGCACGCCACCGACGAGGCGATCATTACCGCCGCGAGTTTCCTTATCACCAGAAACAATTCGGGATGGCAGCTGCTTGCCGAGGTGCCGTTCGAGTCCAGCCGTGGCTACGCCGCCGCGATCGGCACCCTGAGCGCCAGCGCGGACAAGCCGATACTGATGCTCAAGGGCGCACCCGAGGTGGTGCTGCCCCGTTGCCGGTTCGCCGACCCGGAGGCCGACCGTGCGCACGCGGAATCGTTGGTGCGCAGCCTCGCCGAGCGGGGCTTGCGGGTGTTGGCGGTGGCCCGGCGCCCGTGGCCCAACGGGACCACTCACGACGAGGACACCGATGTCGACGCCGTCGACACCCACGCGCAGGACCTCGAGTTGCTGGGCTACGTCGGCCTGGCCGACACCGCACGGGCATCGTCGCGCCCGCTGATCGAGGCGCTGGAGGCCGCCGGCCGCGAGGTGGTGCTGATCACCGGCGACCACCCGATCACCGCGCGGGCGATCGCGCGTCAACTGGGACTGCCGGCGGATGCCCGCGTCATCACCGGCGCCGACCTTGCCGGTCTCGACGAGGACGCCGCCGCCAAGGTCGTTTCCAACGTCCAGGTGTTCGCCCGCGTCAGCCCGGAGCAGAAGGTGCAGATCGTGGCGGCGTTGCAACGCTGCGGGCGGGTGACGGCGATGGTCGGCGACGGCGCCAACGATGCCGCCGCGATCCGGATGGCCGACGTGGGCATCGGCGTGAGCGGCCGTGGTTCGTCGGCCGCCCGCAGTGCCGCCGACATCGTGCTGACCGACCGCGATCTGAGCGTGCTGCTCGACGCGCTGGTGGAGGGCCGCAGCATGTGGGCCGGTGTTCGCGACGCCGTCACGATCCTGGTCGGCGGCAACGTGGGCGAGGTGTTGTTCACCATTATCGGGACCGCGTTCGGCCAGGGCCGCGCCCCGGTGGGAACCCGTCAGCTGCTGTTGGTGAACCTGCTGACCGACATGTTCCCGGCGCTCGCGGTTGCGGTCACGTCGCAGTACGTCGAACCCGACGAAGCCGAGTACGAAACCGAGGAGCAGGCCGAAAGGGCCCGCGCCGCACACCGTCTCGCGGTGCTGACCGGGCCCACGCCGTCTCTCGATGCCCCGCTGATGCGCCAGATCGTCACCCGCGGTGTCGTCACCGCCGCGGGTGCGACGGCTGCCTGGGGCATCGGGCGATACACGCCGGGCAGCGAACGCCGCACGTCGACAATGGGATTGACGGCGTTGGTGACCACGCAGCTCGCCCAGACGCTGCTGACGCGCCAGCACAGCCCGCTCGTCGTGGCGACCGCGCTGGGCAGCGCGGGCGTCTTGGTCGGCATCGTGCAAACCCCGGTGATCAGCCAATTCTTCGGATGCACACCGCTGGGACCGGTCGCGTGGTCGGGCGTGATGGGCGCGACGGCAGGCGCCACCGCGATCTCGTGGCTGGCGCCCAACTGGCTGAACAAGACCATCGGCGTCATCCAGCCCGACGGCGAGGCCGAAGACGAGCAGGACGCTAAGTCGCCAGTTCCTTTCGAATGA
- a CDS encoding AMP-binding protein: MTDGVVGTTARALVSSRLLSVPTPIAVLRLIREIYRGGTNLSTLLAVAAARWPDRTAIIDDDGALSYRELQCKTEALAHELVRDGAGPGEAVGIMCRNGRDFAAAVFAAALVGADVVLVNTEFRSTALAQALSSHQVRNMFCDNEFAERVGDAAPSVGVIDPATVQIQPGAPRPRVVESGRLILLTSGTTGVPKGVPRMPRMSSGVGVGMTILERTGLRVGSRIAVAVPMFHGLGLGMLMLTISLGGTVLTHRRFDAETTLAQASLQRADALSVVPIMLARIMELPRRVRMRNPLSLRVVISSGDRLDPSLARRFMDSYGDILYNGYGSTETGIGSLATPFELRQAPDTVGRPVAGCPVRIFDKTGRAVGPRVTGRIFVGGELTTEGYIGGGAKTVIDEMTSTGDMGYLDNSGRLYIVGREDDMIVSGGENVYPRALENALAEHPDVVENAVVGVADEQFGRRLAAFVVARARREIDVAALREYLKGKVSRFEQPRDIHVVDSIPRNPAGKVIRKELAT, translated from the coding sequence ATGACCGACGGTGTGGTCGGCACGACGGCCCGGGCCTTGGTGTCATCGCGGCTGCTCAGTGTGCCCACCCCGATCGCGGTGCTGCGACTGATCCGGGAGATATACCGCGGCGGCACCAACCTGTCCACGCTATTGGCTGTCGCGGCGGCGCGCTGGCCGGACCGCACCGCGATCATCGACGACGACGGGGCGCTGAGCTACCGCGAGTTGCAGTGCAAGACCGAGGCGCTGGCGCACGAGCTCGTCCGCGACGGAGCCGGCCCGGGCGAGGCGGTGGGGATCATGTGCCGCAACGGCCGCGACTTCGCGGCAGCCGTATTCGCCGCCGCCCTGGTCGGCGCGGACGTGGTGCTGGTGAACACCGAGTTTCGCAGCACGGCTCTCGCGCAGGCGCTGAGCTCACATCAGGTCAGAAACATGTTCTGCGACAACGAATTTGCCGAGCGAGTCGGCGATGCCGCACCGTCGGTGGGCGTGATCGACCCGGCTACCGTGCAGATCCAGCCGGGCGCGCCGCGACCGCGCGTCGTCGAGTCCGGTCGACTCATTCTGCTGACCTCGGGTACCACCGGTGTGCCCAAGGGTGTTCCGCGGATGCCGCGCATGAGTTCTGGAGTGGGCGTCGGCATGACGATTCTCGAGCGCACCGGGCTGCGCGTCGGGTCACGAATCGCGGTGGCGGTACCGATGTTTCACGGCCTTGGCCTGGGCATGCTGATGCTCACCATCAGCCTGGGCGGCACGGTGCTGACGCATCGGCGCTTCGATGCCGAGACGACTCTCGCCCAGGCATCGCTACAGCGTGCCGACGCGCTCAGCGTGGTCCCGATCATGCTGGCGCGCATCATGGAGTTGCCGCGACGGGTACGGATGCGAAACCCGTTGTCGTTGCGGGTCGTGATATCCAGCGGCGATCGGCTCGATCCCAGCCTCGCGCGCCGCTTCATGGATTCCTATGGCGACATTCTCTACAACGGATACGGTTCCACGGAGACCGGGATCGGTTCCCTGGCAACACCTTTCGAGCTGCGTCAGGCCCCGGACACGGTGGGCCGACCGGTCGCGGGGTGCCCGGTTCGCATCTTCGACAAGACCGGTAGGGCCGTCGGGCCGCGGGTGACGGGGCGTATTTTCGTGGGCGGCGAGCTGACGACCGAAGGCTACATCGGCGGCGGCGCCAAGACCGTCATCGACGAGATGACCAGCACCGGGGACATGGGTTATCTGGACAACTCGGGCCGGCTCTACATCGTTGGCCGCGAGGACGACATGATCGTGTCGGGCGGTGAAAACGTGTATCCACGGGCGCTGGAAAACGCGCTCGCCGAGCATCCTGACGTCGTCGAGAACGCGGTCGTCGGGGTTGCCGACGAACAGTTCGGACGCCGGCTGGCCGCGTTCGTGGTTGCTCGGGCTCGGCGTGAGATCGATGTCGCCGCGCTACGGGAATACCTGAAGGGCAAGGTTTCTCGCTTCGAACAGCCCCGGGACATTCACGTCGTCGACAGCATTCCGCGTAACCCCGCCGGCAAGGTCATTCGAAAGGAACTGGCGACTTAG
- a CDS encoding SDR family NAD(P)-dependent oxidoreductase — protein sequence MNLISQAIKTVTDRLANPARVANPDKLRAAVSGKTVLVTGASYGIGEATARRLAAAGATVLVVARSAERLDDLAAAINAGGGHAVAYPTDLSDEAAVHVLTKQITENHGPLDVVVSNAGKSLRRSLHQQYDRPHDFQRTIDINYLGPVWLLLGLLPAMRENGGGHIVNVSSVGVRVVPGPQWGAYQASKGAFDRWLRSVAPELHADGVDVTSVYFALVRTRMIAPTPILGRLPGLSPEQAADAIAKAVIERPRSNEPPWVFPAELASVLLAGPADWAARLWHRRFFADSHGRKDHG from the coding sequence GTGAACTTGATAAGCCAGGCCATTAAGACGGTGACGGACCGACTGGCCAACCCGGCGCGGGTAGCGAATCCCGACAAGCTGCGCGCCGCGGTTTCGGGCAAGACGGTGCTGGTCACCGGTGCGTCATACGGAATCGGCGAGGCGACGGCCCGCAGGCTCGCCGCGGCCGGAGCGACGGTGTTGGTCGTCGCCCGATCAGCCGAGCGGCTCGACGACCTGGCCGCGGCGATCAACGCCGGGGGCGGGCACGCCGTCGCCTATCCGACGGATCTGAGTGACGAGGCCGCCGTCCACGTGCTGACCAAGCAGATCACCGAGAACCACGGCCCGCTCGACGTCGTGGTCAGCAATGCCGGCAAATCGCTGCGCCGTTCGCTGCATCAGCAGTACGACCGCCCACACGATTTCCAGCGCACCATCGACATCAACTACCTGGGGCCGGTCTGGCTGTTGCTGGGACTGCTGCCGGCCATGCGGGAAAACGGCGGCGGCCACATCGTCAACGTGTCGAGCGTCGGCGTGCGCGTGGTGCCCGGTCCGCAATGGGGCGCTTATCAGGCGTCCAAGGGCGCTTTCGATCGCTGGCTGCGCAGCGTGGCGCCGGAGCTGCACGCCGACGGGGTGGACGTCACGTCGGTTTACTTCGCCCTGGTGCGAACCCGGATGATCGCACCGACGCCGATCCTGGGCCGCCTTCCCGGTCTGTCCCCCGAGCAGGCTGCCGACGCCATCGCCAAGGCGGTCATCGAGCGCCCGCGCAGCAACGAGCCACCCTGGGTGTTTCCGGCCGAGCTGGCCTCGGTGCTGCTGGCCGGTCCGGCAGATTGGGCGGCCCGGTTGTGGCATCGCCGGTTCTTCGCCGATTCCCACGGGCGAAAGGACCACGGATGA
- the mrf gene encoding ribosome hibernation factor-recruiting GTPase MRF, giving the protein MRTPVVLVVGQGDTDAVTGTFLRGPGTVVVEHRFDGHVVRRTTTMLLRGELTTAEDALELAHGCVSCTVRNDLLILLRKLARRHGVERIVVHLSEWLEPEPICVAIDHVRVRIGPGYPDGPAALDVSIAGVVTCIDSRSWLTRALGDAVLRDGRTMAQVVVGQAEFADLLVLTRPEPVTLAVLRRLAPRARITVGLERVDMALANLEDDSRRGRSDHPHGWLLAGRPPLGADGAVRIVEFNARRPFHPERLHAAVDLLLTGVVRARGRLWLASRPDQVMWLESAGGGLRVAGAGKWLAAMTAQQAANVDAERRLFAELQWEYKFGDRHTAMTVLVCGGQPPDILDALYGALLTDAEMAEPREWGGYPDPFGDWHEDPCDETSGTAEEVASDSDRRES; this is encoded by the coding sequence ATGCGAACGCCGGTGGTGCTGGTAGTGGGTCAGGGCGACACCGACGCGGTGACGGGCACATTCCTGCGCGGGCCCGGGACCGTAGTCGTCGAGCATCGGTTCGACGGCCACGTGGTGCGGCGCACGACGACCATGCTGCTGCGTGGCGAATTGACCACGGCCGAGGACGCATTGGAGCTGGCGCACGGGTGTGTGTCCTGCACCGTCCGCAACGACCTGCTGATACTGCTGCGCAAATTGGCCCGCCGGCACGGGGTCGAGCGCATCGTCGTGCATCTGTCCGAATGGCTCGAACCCGAGCCCATCTGCGTCGCGATCGACCACGTCCGAGTGCGTATCGGTCCCGGTTACCCGGACGGCCCGGCCGCCCTGGACGTGTCGATCGCCGGGGTGGTGACGTGTATCGACTCTCGCAGCTGGCTTACTCGCGCACTCGGCGACGCGGTGCTGCGGGACGGACGCACGATGGCCCAGGTCGTCGTCGGCCAGGCCGAGTTCGCCGACCTGCTGGTGCTGACCCGCCCCGAACCCGTGACACTGGCCGTGCTGCGCAGGCTTGCTCCGCGGGCGCGGATCACCGTGGGCCTCGAGCGCGTCGACATGGCGCTGGCGAATCTGGAGGACGACTCGCGACGTGGCCGCAGCGATCATCCGCATGGCTGGCTGCTGGCCGGCCGGCCGCCGCTGGGCGCCGACGGGGCGGTGCGGATCGTCGAGTTCAATGCGCGGCGCCCGTTTCACCCCGAGCGCTTGCATGCCGCGGTGGATCTGCTGCTGACCGGCGTGGTGCGCGCCCGCGGGCGGCTGTGGCTGGCCAGCCGGCCAGACCAGGTCATGTGGCTGGAGTCGGCCGGCGGCGGTCTGCGGGTCGCCGGCGCCGGGAAGTGGCTGGCGGCCATGACCGCGCAACAGGCGGCCAACGTCGACGCGGAGCGGCGCCTGTTCGCCGAGCTGCAGTGGGAGTACAAGTTCGGCGACCGGCACACGGCGATGACGGTGCTGGTCTGCGGCGGACAACCCCCCGACATTCTCGACGCCCTGTACGGGGCGCTGCTCACCGACGCGGAAATGGCGGAGCCACGCGAGTGGGGCGGCTACCCGGATCCGTTCGGCGACTGGCACGAGGATCCCTGCGACGAAACCTCCGGCACCGCCGAAGAAGTCGCGTCCGACTCCGATCGCCGCGAATCGTGA
- the rpmB gene encoding 50S ribosomal protein L28, with product MPMHCQVTGRTVGFGNSVSHSHRRTRRRWTPNIQTKTYYLPSEGRRITLRVSAKGIKVVDRDGIEAVVARLRREGQRI from the coding sequence ATGCCCATGCACTGTCAGGTCACCGGCCGCACAGTGGGTTTCGGTAACTCGGTGTCGCACTCGCATCGCCGAACCCGGCGGCGGTGGACGCCCAACATTCAGACCAAGACCTATTACCTGCCGTCGGAGGGTCGACGCATCACGTTGCGGGTGAGCGCCAAGGGAATCAAGGTCGTCGACCGCGACGGCATCGAGGCGGTGGTCGCGCGACTGCGCCGCGAGGGTCAGCGCATCTGA
- the rpmG gene encoding 50S ribosomal protein L33: protein MARNEIRPIVKLRSMAGTGYTYITRKNRRNDPDRLTPRKYDPVVRRHVEFREER, encoded by the coding sequence ATGGCGCGCAACGAGATTCGACCCATCGTCAAGCTGCGCTCGATGGCGGGTACCGGTTACACCTACATCACCCGCAAGAACCGGCGCAACGACCCCGACCGGCTCACGCCCAGGAAGTACGACCCGGTGGTCCGCCGCCACGTCGAGTTCCGGGAGGAACGCTGA
- the rpsN gene encoding 30S ribosomal protein S14 — MAKKSKIVKNDRRRAIVARYAERRAMLKEIIRSPASTAEQRLAAQQALARQPRDASAVRVRNRDAVDGRPRGHLRKFGLSRVRVRELAHQGQLPGIRKASW, encoded by the coding sequence ATGGCCAAGAAATCCAAGATCGTCAAGAACGACCGGCGTCGCGCGATCGTCGCCCGCTACGCCGAGCGTCGAGCCATGCTCAAGGAGATCATCCGATCACCGGCAAGCACTGCCGAACAGCGGCTGGCCGCACAACAGGCGCTCGCCCGCCAGCCGCGCGACGCCAGTGCCGTGCGGGTACGCAACCGTGACGCGGTGGACGGCCGCCCCCGCGGACACCTGCGCAAGTTCGGGCTGTCCCGGGTGCGGGTGCGCGAGTTGGCGCATCAGGGTCAACTTCCCGGTATCCGTAAGGCGAGTTGGTAG
- the rpsR gene encoding 30S ribosomal protein S18, with amino-acid sequence MAGKSKDKARPSRTQPLEKKRNLLSSLGLKYVDYKDITTLRMFMSERGRIRSRRVTGLTVQQQRQVATAIRNAREMALLPYISAR; translated from the coding sequence ATGGCCGGCAAATCGAAAGACAAAGCCCGGCCCAGCCGGACTCAGCCGTTGGAGAAGAAGCGGAACCTGCTGAGCAGCCTTGGCCTCAAGTACGTTGACTACAAGGACATTACGACGTTGCGGATGTTCATGTCCGAGCGCGGCCGAATCCGGTCTCGCCGCGTCACCGGCCTGACGGTGCAGCAGCAACGGCAGGTGGCCACCGCGATCAGGAATGCCCGCGAGATGGCGCTGTTGCCGTACATCAGCGCCCGCTAG